From Solanum lycopersicum chromosome 8, SLM_r2.1, the proteins below share one genomic window:
- the LOC101253108 gene encoding mitochondrial carrier protein CoAc1 yields MSSSTQGTTLSTNVVGLVDGSSASHREASVFDGLPIYVKELIAGGAAGAFAKTAVAPLERVKILLQTRTEGYHSLGVHQSLKKLLKNEGVIGFYKGNGASVLRIVPYAALHYMTYERYRGWILENYSALGTGPVVDLLAGSASGGTAVLCTYPLDLARTKLAYQVKETRGNGSRATHIGPQYSGTKNVLEAVYKEGGLRALYRGVGPTLIGILPYAGLKFYVYEELKRHVPEEHQSSIMMRLSCGAIAGLLGQTFTYPLDVVRRQMQVEHLRPSLQDRARYRSTFDGLSSIVRNQGWRQLFAGLSVNYMKIVPSVAIGFTAYDTMKAYLNVPPRQKLKSVSAA; encoded by the exons ATGAGTTCTTCTACACAAGGGACTACTTTGTCCACAAATGTGGTAGGGTTAGTTGATGGGTCTTCTGCCTCTCATCGAGAGGCTTCTGTTTTTGATGGTTTGCCAATATATGTGAAGGAGCTGATTGCTGGAGGAGCTGCTGGTGCATTTGCCAAAACTGCAGTTGCCCCATTAGAGCGTGTCAAAATACTTTTGCAG ACAAGAACTGAAGGATATCATTCCCTTGGAGTTCATCAATCTCTAAAGAAGCTTCTGAAGAATGAAGGTGTTATTGGATTTTACAA AGGAAATGGAGCAAGTGTTCTCAGAATTGTCCCATATGCTGCACTACATTACATGACCTATGAGCGGTATCGAGGATGGATattagaaaattactctgcattAGGAACAGGACCTGTTGTAGATCTTTTGGCTGGCTCAGCTTCTGGAGGAACTGCAGTTTTGTGTACATATCCCCTTGATTTGGCTCGGACCAAACTGGCTTATCAG GTCAAGGAGACAAGAGGAAATGGCAGTAGAGCAACTCATATTGGTCCTCAATATAGTGGTACTAAAAATGTCCTAGAGGCTGTCTACAAGGAAGGAGGACTCCGTGCACTTTATCGAGGTGTAG GGCCCACCCTTATTGGTATTCTTCCTTATGCTGGATTGAAGTTTTATGTTTATGAGGAGTTAAAGAGGCATGTTCCTGAAGAGCACCAATCCTCCATTATGATGCGTCTCTCGTGTGGAGCTATAGCTGGTTTATTGGGTCAGACATTTACATACCCATTGGACGTGGTTAGGAGGCAGATGCAG GTAGAGCATCTGCGACCTTCATTGCAAGACAGAGCCAGATATAGGAGCACGTTTGATGGGCTTTCTTCAATTGTTCGTAATCAAGGTTGGAGACAATTGTTTGCAGGGCTTAGTGTTAATTATATGAAG ATCGTCCCCTCAGTGGCAATTGGTTTCACAGCATATGACACAATGAAGGCGTACCTTAATGTTCCTCCTCGGCAGAAATTAAAATCTGTATCAGCTGCATAA